A genomic region of Mesorhizobium sp. NZP2077 contains the following coding sequences:
- the nifH gene encoding nitrogenase iron protein produces MSGLRQIAFYGKGGIGKSTTSQNTLAALVDLGQKILIVGCDPKADSTRLILNAKAQDTVLHLAAQEGSVEDLELQDVLKIGYKDIKCVESGGPEPGVGCAGRGVITSINFLEENGAYDNVDYVSYDVLGDVVCGGFAMPIRENKAQEIYIVMSGEMMALYAANNIAKGILKYAHSGGVRLGGLICNERQTDRELDLSEALAARLNSKLIHFVPRDNIVQHAELRKMTVIQYAPDSKQAGEYRALAEKIHVNSGQGTIPTPITMEELEDMLLDFGIMKTDEQMLAELQAKEAKLAVAQ; encoded by the coding sequence ATGTCAGGTCTGCGTCAGATCGCATTCTACGGAAAGGGGGGCATCGGCAAGTCCACCACCTCTCAAAATACGCTAGCCGCCCTGGTCGACCTCGGACAGAAAATCCTGATCGTCGGCTGCGACCCCAAAGCCGACTCCACCCGGCTGATCCTGAACGCAAAGGCGCAGGATACCGTTCTGCATCTCGCCGCCCAAGAAGGTTCTGTGGAAGACCTTGAACTCCAGGACGTGCTCAAGATCGGCTACAAAGACATCAAGTGCGTGGAGTCCGGCGGCCCCGAGCCGGGTGTCGGCTGCGCCGGCCGCGGCGTCATCACCTCGATCAACTTCCTCGAGGAGAACGGCGCCTATGATAATGTCGACTATGTCTCCTACGACGTGCTGGGCGACGTGGTGTGCGGCGGCTTTGCGATGCCGATCCGCGAAAACAAGGCCCAGGAAATCTACATCGTCATGTCCGGCGAGATGATGGCGCTCTATGCCGCCAACAACATCGCCAAGGGTATCCTGAAATACGCCCATTCGGGCGGCGTGCGGCTCGGCGGGCTGATCTGCAATGAGCGACAGACCGACCGCGAGCTCGACCTCTCCGAGGCGCTGGCCGCCAGGCTCAATTCCAAGCTCATCCACTTCGTGCCGCGCGACAACATCGTCCAGCACGCCGAACTGAGAAAGATGACGGTAATCCAGTATGCGCCGGACTCCAAACAGGCAGGGGAGTACCGCGCGTTGGCCGAGAAGATCCATGTCAATTCGGGCCAGGGCACCATCCCGACCCCAATCACCATGGAGGAGCTCGAGGACATGCTGCTCGACTTCGGCATCATGAAGACGGACGAGCAAATGCTTGCCGAGCTTCAGGCCAAGGAAGCGAAATTGGCCGTCGCTCAGTAG